In Wenyingzhuangia fucanilytica, the following are encoded in one genomic region:
- a CDS encoding protein adenylyltransferase SelO: MKLNIQNTFTSELPADNNPENFTRQVENACYSLATPIKTKAPKLIHVNKEVAKKLGFSKEDLTTKDFEKLITGNSIYPNTEPYAMCYGGHQFGNWAGQLGDGRAINLFQVKTDKSYTLQLKGAGKTPYSRTADGLAVLRSSIREYLCAEAMYHLGVPTTRSLSLALSGDDVLRDILYNGNPAYEPGAIVCRVAESFIRFGNFQIFASRNDKTTLAALMNYTIRHHFPHLEENNKEDYAKLFQEIVDATVKMIVHWQRVGFVHGVMNTDNMSILGLTIDYGPYGWLDNYDPDWTPNTTDRQNRRYRYGQQPNIGLWNLYQLANTFYTLTEDAAPLETALNSYKTQFEEQNLQMMCAKIGIQTPNKQDYILIQSLETNLKLIETDMTIFFRLLSTANSIEDCLEAFYIPEQLKGEVLTEWQAWFDQYQTRLESEDISKEDRVLKMNAVNPKYVLRNYMSQLAIEAAEQKDYSLVEELYQVIQNPYDEQPEYQKWFAKRPDWAKKKVGCSMLSCSS; the protein is encoded by the coding sequence ATGAAATTAAACATACAAAATACCTTTACTAGCGAATTACCTGCTGATAATAATCCTGAAAACTTTACACGTCAGGTAGAAAATGCTTGTTATTCCCTAGCCACTCCCATTAAAACAAAAGCACCTAAATTAATACACGTAAACAAAGAAGTTGCTAAAAAATTAGGATTCTCTAAAGAAGATTTAACAACTAAAGACTTTGAAAAATTAATTACAGGGAATAGTATTTACCCAAATACAGAACCTTATGCCATGTGTTATGGAGGACATCAATTTGGAAATTGGGCAGGACAGTTAGGAGATGGTAGAGCTATTAATTTATTTCAAGTAAAAACCGATAAATCTTATACTTTACAGCTTAAAGGTGCTGGTAAAACTCCTTACTCTAGAACAGCAGATGGTTTGGCCGTGTTGCGTTCTTCTATTCGTGAATATTTATGTGCAGAAGCCATGTATCATTTAGGAGTTCCCACTACTCGATCTTTATCTTTGGCTCTTTCTGGTGATGATGTATTAAGAGATATTTTATACAATGGAAATCCTGCTTATGAACCTGGAGCCATTGTTTGTAGAGTAGCAGAAAGCTTTATCCGTTTTGGAAATTTTCAAATATTTGCATCAAGAAATGATAAAACTACTCTAGCTGCTTTGATGAACTATACCATTCGTCATCATTTTCCACATCTTGAAGAAAACAACAAAGAAGATTACGCTAAACTTTTTCAAGAAATTGTAGATGCTACTGTAAAAATGATTGTACACTGGCAACGTGTAGGCTTTGTACATGGGGTAATGAATACAGATAATATGTCTATTCTAGGGTTAACTATTGATTATGGTCCTTATGGTTGGCTAGACAATTACGATCCTGACTGGACTCCAAACACAACCGACAGACAAAACAGGCGTTACCGATACGGTCAACAACCTAATATTGGTTTGTGGAATTTATATCAATTAGCCAATACTTTTTACACCTTAACAGAAGATGCAGCCCCTTTAGAAACAGCATTAAACAGTTATAAAACTCAATTTGAAGAGCAAAACCTACAAATGATGTGTGCTAAAATTGGAATTCAAACTCCAAACAAACAAGATTATATTTTAATACAGTCACTAGAAACCAATTTAAAGCTGATAGAAACAGACATGACCATCTTCTTTAGATTACTTTCCACCGCTAATAGTATTGAAGATTGTTTGGAAGCTTTTTACATTCCCGAACAACTAAAAGGTGAGGTATTAACAGAATGGCAAGCTTGGTTTGACCAATATCAAACAAGATTAGAAAGCGAAGATATTTCTAAAGAAGATAGAGTTTTAAAAATGAATGCTGTGAACCCAAAATATGTATTGCGTAATTACATGTCTCAACTAGCCATAGAAGCAGCAGAACAAAAAGACTATAGTCTGGTTGAAGAATTATATCAAGTAATTCAAAATCCTTATGATGAACAACCAGAATATCAAAAATGGTTTGCTAAAAGACCCGATTGGGCTAAGAAAAAAGTAGGCTGTTCTATGCTTAGTTGTAGTTCATAA
- a CDS encoding GNAT family N-acetyltransferase: MEIVHQKDKNRYILKVKDATAFVEYSIKNNKMYLTHSEVPENLRGQGIGKILVEKTFEKLTQEGYQAVAVCGYVKIVVQRSEKWKQIIS; encoded by the coding sequence TTGGAAATAGTACATCAAAAAGATAAAAATAGATATATTTTAAAGGTAAAAGACGCAACTGCTTTTGTAGAATATAGCATCAAAAACAATAAAATGTATTTAACCCATTCCGAAGTTCCAGAGAATTTAAGAGGTCAGGGCATTGGAAAAATACTGGTTGAAAAAACTTTTGAAAAACTAACTCAAGAAGGCTATCAAGCTGTAGCTGTTTGTGGTTATGTAAAAATAGTTGTTCAACGCAGTGAAAAATGGAAACAGATTATTTCCTAA
- the msrA gene encoding peptide-methionine (S)-S-oxide reductase MsrA: MANIEQATLGAGCFWCIETFFNEIKGVKKAISGYSGGTVPGTPTYREVCSGLTGHAEVVRVEFDADIISFEEILFLFFTAHDPTTLNRQGADVGTQYRSAIFYHNKEQKLIAEQIVKDVQQYFDNPIVTEISPLINYFDAEDYHQNYYKQNPDQGYCAMVVGPKLNKLRKLHADKLKDF, translated from the coding sequence ATGGCAAACATAGAGCAAGCTACACTTGGAGCAGGATGTTTTTGGTGTATAGAAACATTTTTTAACGAAATAAAAGGAGTAAAAAAAGCCATTTCTGGTTATAGTGGAGGAACCGTACCAGGTACTCCAACATACAGAGAAGTATGTTCTGGCTTAACGGGACATGCAGAGGTGGTAAGAGTTGAGTTTGATGCAGATATCATTTCTTTTGAAGAAATTTTGTTCTTATTCTTTACTGCTCATGACCCCACTACCCTAAACAGACAAGGAGCAGATGTTGGAACTCAATATCGTTCTGCTATATTTTATCACAACAAGGAACAAAAATTAATTGCAGAACAAATTGTTAAAGATGTTCAACAATATTTTGACAATCCTATTGTGACAGAAATAAGTCCATTAATTAATTATTTTGATGCAGAAGATTACCATCAAAATTACTATAAACAAAATCCTGATCAAGGATATTGTGCCATGGTAGTAGGGCCCAAATTGAACAAATTAAGAAAACTACATGCCGATAAATTAAAAGATTTTTAA
- the msrB gene encoding peptide-methionine (R)-S-oxide reductase MsrB has translation MTITWKDIMHFTVNGNPTPDKRIEKTTEEWKQILTPHQFKITRLSGTEMPHTGAYCSSHEAGIYNCVCCENELFDSTIKFESGTGWPSFTQPIKTNAIKYIKDESHGMIRVEIQCNNCDSHLGHVFPDGPEPSGLRYCVNSESLIKK, from the coding sequence ATGACAATTACTTGGAAAGACATCATGCATTTTACTGTAAACGGAAATCCAACACCAGACAAAAGAATAGAAAAAACAACTGAGGAATGGAAACAAATCTTAACACCTCATCAGTTTAAAATTACTCGTTTATCTGGAACAGAAATGCCACATACAGGAGCGTATTGTAGTAGTCACGAAGCAGGAATATACAATTGTGTTTGTTGCGAAAATGAGTTATTTGATTCTACTATTAAATTTGAATCTGGTACAGGATGGCCAAGTTTTACTCAACCTATAAAAACCAATGCCATAAAATATATTAAAGATGAATCACATGGTATGATTAGAGTAGAAATTCAATGTAATAATTGTGATAGCCATTTAGGGCATGTTTTTCCCGATGGACCAGAACCAAGTGGATTACGCTACTGTGTAAATTCAGAATCTTTAATTAAAAAATAA
- a CDS encoding CNNM domain-containing protein has translation MILLFLYLFLALFVSFVCSILESVLLSIPQSFLIVKQEKGASWATTFIGYKSNIDKPLSAILSMNTVAHTIGAAGVGAQAVKIYGEASFGMVSAVLTILILVFTEIIPKTMGANYWRQLAVISVHVISGMVFLTYPLVMMSALITKLFSSDKKEQTTSREEIAALASIGADEGVFSEKEHKIIHNILRLKNVKVVEIMTPRVVVVVADENLLLNDFLKSKDYLKYSRIPVYSDNEENITGYVFRQEVFEKLAENKYELKLKDIKRDIYVVSNDIVLFSLWENLLEKKEHIALIVDQYGGVDGVVTMEDIIETLLGLEIMDEKDTIIDMQKFARERWKTRQAKYKLLYKLNREIRSDDDKNDA, from the coding sequence ATGATTCTACTGTTTTTGTACTTGTTTTTAGCCTTGTTTGTTTCATTTGTATGTTCAATATTAGAATCGGTACTTTTGTCTATTCCTCAGTCATTCTTAATTGTTAAGCAAGAAAAAGGAGCTAGTTGGGCTACCACTTTTATAGGGTATAAAAGTAATATAGACAAACCTTTGTCTGCTATTTTATCTATGAATACTGTTGCTCATACTATTGGAGCGGCAGGGGTTGGAGCACAAGCTGTTAAAATATACGGAGAGGCTTCTTTTGGAATGGTATCGGCGGTGTTAACCATACTAATTCTTGTGTTTACAGAAATTATTCCTAAAACAATGGGAGCTAATTATTGGAGACAATTGGCTGTGATTTCTGTACATGTTATTAGTGGAATGGTGTTTTTAACTTATCCGTTGGTAATGATGTCTGCATTGATTACCAAACTATTTTCATCTGATAAAAAAGAACAAACCACTAGTAGAGAAGAAATTGCTGCTTTGGCAAGTATTGGAGCAGATGAAGGAGTTTTTTCGGAAAAAGAACACAAAATTATTCATAACATTTTAAGATTAAAAAATGTAAAAGTAGTAGAGATCATGACTCCAAGAGTTGTGGTAGTTGTTGCTGATGAAAACTTATTATTAAATGATTTTTTAAAAAGTAAAGATTATTTAAAGTATTCAAGAATTCCTGTTTATTCTGATAATGAAGAAAATATCACGGGATATGTGTTTAGGCAAGAGGTTTTTGAAAAGTTAGCAGAAAATAAATATGAGTTAAAATTAAAAGATATTAAAAGAGATATTTATGTAGTTTCTAATGATATTGTGTTGTTTTCTCTTTGGGAAAATTTGTTAGAGAAAAAAGAACACATTGCTTTAATTGTGGATCAATACGGTGGAGTAGATGGTGTTGTAACTATGGAAGACATTATAGAAACGCTATTAGGTTTAGAAATTATGGATGAAAAAGATACCATTATTGATATGCAAAAATTTGCAAGAGAAAGATGGAAAACACGCCAAGCAAAATATAAATTACTTTATAAATTAAATAGAGAAATTAGATCTGATGATGATAAAAATGATGCTTAA
- a CDS encoding SDR family NAD(P)-dependent oxidoreductase: MSENSKQSSVNEAEVKQCIQTIESLLEDTNQLFEMPEEQRVALMKVAGLLSRPTKEEQDKRRKNAKKAAKRKQQERDKHARKETGIRSARESAVFEAPKMLTFTEVKKEDTPELESPRNCYVCKTLYTKLHHFYDSMCTECGDFNYAKRFQTADLTGQVAIMTGSRLKIGYHITLMMLRSGATVIATTRFPADSAIRFAKEADFHEWGHRLKIHGLDLRHIPSVEIFCNYIEQKYDRLDILINNAAQTVRRPAGFYTHMMETEEKPLSALPVNAQELLSDHYGCLEELSLLSGSVVATNKNAPVSWHGEQPGVGLRASAKLSQIPYSFDNSLVTNEVFPEGELDADLQQVDLRKTNSWRLKIGEIETTEMVEVQLVNSVAPFVLINRLGELMKKENTGMKHIINVSAMEGKFYRFKKEDRHPHTNMAKAALNMLTHTSASTFAKHGIYMNAVDTGWVTDEDPAELSKKKVEVHDFQPPLDIVDGAARVIDPLFDGINTGKHWCGKFLKDYKPIDW; this comes from the coding sequence ATGTCAGAGAATTCTAAACAATCATCTGTAAATGAAGCAGAAGTAAAGCAATGTATTCAAACAATTGAATCTTTGTTAGAAGATACCAATCAACTTTTTGAAATGCCAGAAGAACAACGTGTGGCTTTAATGAAAGTAGCAGGATTGTTGAGTAGGCCTACCAAAGAAGAGCAAGACAAGCGTAGAAAAAACGCAAAGAAAGCAGCAAAACGTAAACAACAAGAGAGAGATAAACATGCTCGAAAAGAAACAGGAATTCGTTCTGCTAGAGAATCGGCTGTTTTTGAAGCTCCAAAAATGTTGACTTTTACCGAGGTTAAAAAAGAGGATACTCCGGAGTTAGAGTCTCCTAGAAACTGTTATGTGTGTAAAACGTTGTATACCAAACTACATCATTTTTATGATAGTATGTGTACCGAGTGTGGAGATTTTAATTATGCTAAACGTTTCCAAACTGCTGATTTAACTGGTCAAGTAGCTATTATGACGGGATCTCGTTTAAAAATAGGTTATCATATCACTTTAATGATGTTACGTTCAGGAGCTACGGTAATTGCTACGACTCGTTTTCCTGCAGATTCTGCCATTCGTTTTGCCAAAGAAGCAGATTTTCACGAATGGGGACATCGTTTAAAAATTCACGGGTTGGATTTAAGGCATATTCCAAGTGTAGAAATTTTCTGTAACTATATAGAGCAAAAATACGATAGATTAGATATTTTAATAAATAATGCCGCACAAACGGTAAGAAGACCAGCAGGTTTCTATACTCATATGATGGAAACAGAAGAGAAACCTTTGTCTGCTTTGCCTGTGAATGCTCAAGAACTATTAAGTGATCACTACGGTTGTTTAGAAGAGTTGAGTTTATTAAGCGGTAGTGTAGTAGCAACCAATAAGAATGCACCAGTAAGTTGGCATGGAGAACAACCAGGAGTTGGATTAAGAGCTTCGGCTAAATTATCTCAAATTCCTTATAGTTTTGATAATTCTTTAGTAACTAATGAAGTGTTTCCTGAAGGGGAATTAGATGCAGATTTACAACAAGTTGATTTACGTAAAACCAATAGTTGGCGTTTAAAAATAGGAGAGATAGAAACTACTGAAATGGTAGAGGTTCAGTTGGTAAATTCTGTAGCACCTTTTGTGTTAATTAACCGTTTGGGTGAGTTGATGAAAAAGGAAAATACAGGAATGAAGCATATTATTAATGTATCTGCTATGGAAGGGAAGTTCTATCGATTTAAAAAAGAAGATAGACATCCACATACCAATATGGCAAAGGCAGCCTTAAATATGTTAACTCATACTTCCGCATCAACATTTGCAAAACATGGAATTTACATGAATGCTGTGGACACAGGTTGGGTAACCGATGAAGATCCTGCTGAATTATCTAAGAAAAAAGTAGAAGTACACGATTTTCAGCCTCCGTTAGATATTGTTGATGGTGCAGCTCGTGTAATAGACCCGTTGTTTGATGGAATAAACACTGGAAAACATTGGTGTGGTAAGTTTTTAAAAGATTATAAGCCTATTGATTGGTAG
- a CDS encoding group III truncated hemoglobin, producing MKTDIQNRVDINKLVCAFYDEIRKDDLLGPIFNRMIPNEDWPAHLEKLTDFWETNLFGIPKFKGNPTQKHLATDATFNHMITQKHFDHWLSIWKKTIDGLYEGDLATRAQMAAFSIAHIQNVVIARNKPKNKKE from the coding sequence ATGAAAACAGATATTCAAAACAGAGTAGACATCAATAAATTGGTTTGTGCCTTTTATGATGAAATCAGAAAAGATGATTTATTAGGCCCTATTTTTAACAGAATGATTCCTAATGAAGATTGGCCAGCACACCTAGAAAAATTAACTGATTTTTGGGAAACAAATTTGTTTGGAATTCCAAAGTTTAAAGGAAATCCTACCCAAAAACACTTAGCAACAGATGCTACTTTTAACCACATGATTACTCAAAAACATTTTGATCATTGGTTAAGTATCTGGAAAAAAACAATTGATGGTTTGTACGAAGGTGATTTGGCCACTAGAGCTCAAATGGCAGCTTTTAGTATTGCTCACATTCAGAATGTAGTTATTGCCAGAAATAAACCCAAAAACAAGAAAGAGTAG
- a CDS encoding lipid II:glycine glycyltransferase FemX, protein MICKLESKKIEELNTTNIITQTPFWGRIKKNQGLLPLGFELTVSKDLLDVNEDADVKTGEDLLILTKKIDDNTCFAYVPYGPKLEPSFENQGLFLEQLSEAIKPHLPSNCMFIRYDLIWENQWAVEDEYFDKSGNWIGPPISKTQEYRVNFKTNHWNLKKSIGDVLPKNTFFLDLTLSEKELLKNMRYNTRYNIKKAFKNGIRVKEYGIEHIKDWYKLYHDTAVRHDIPLQSEDFFTTIFTNQDHHNKGVTVKMLMADLDGEFLASMFLVLSKERGTYLYGASSSCKNNQMASYALQWESIKISKNWGCIEYDMFGSAPNLEKTHPLHGVHIYKKGFGGDLYHRMGCWDYPYDKEFYDLYQYKEQYL, encoded by the coding sequence ATGATTTGTAAGTTAGAATCAAAAAAAATAGAAGAACTCAACACAACAAATATCATTACACAAACTCCTTTTTGGGGTCGAATTAAAAAAAATCAAGGTTTACTTCCACTCGGATTCGAATTAACTGTTTCAAAAGATTTATTAGATGTAAATGAAGATGCTGATGTAAAAACAGGAGAAGATTTATTGATACTCACAAAAAAAATTGATGACAATACCTGTTTTGCTTATGTTCCTTATGGTCCAAAATTAGAACCCTCTTTTGAAAACCAAGGATTGTTTTTAGAACAATTATCAGAAGCTATAAAACCGCATCTTCCCTCAAATTGTATGTTTATTCGTTATGATTTAATTTGGGAAAACCAATGGGCGGTAGAAGATGAATATTTTGATAAATCTGGAAATTGGATTGGCCCTCCCATCTCAAAAACACAGGAATATCGTGTAAACTTTAAAACCAATCATTGGAATTTAAAAAAAAGTATAGGAGATGTGTTACCTAAAAATACTTTTTTTCTTGATTTAACATTATCGGAAAAAGAATTACTTAAAAACATGAGATATAATACGCGATACAACATCAAAAAAGCTTTTAAGAATGGAATTCGTGTAAAAGAATATGGTATTGAACACATTAAAGATTGGTACAAACTTTACCACGACACTGCTGTTAGGCACGATATCCCCTTACAAAGTGAAGATTTTTTTACAACTATATTTACCAATCAAGATCATCACAATAAAGGAGTAACCGTTAAAATGCTAATGGCTGATTTAGATGGGGAGTTCCTTGCTTCTATGTTTTTAGTTTTATCCAAAGAACGAGGAACTTATTTATATGGAGCATCTTCTTCTTGTAAAAACAACCAAATGGCTAGTTATGCACTTCAATGGGAATCTATAAAAATTTCTAAAAATTGGGGATGTATAGAATACGACATGTTTGGATCGGCACCAAATTTAGAAAAAACACATCCTTTGCACGGTGTACATATTTATAAAAAAGGATTTGGTGGAGATCTTTATCACAGAATGGGATGTTGGGATTATCCATACGACAAAGAATTTTACGACTTATATCAATATAAAGAACAGTATCTTTAA
- a CDS encoding ZIP family metal transporter, translating into MIYVYLIVSVLASVLFVSISQPNKKFIQLLLSFSGAYLLSMTISHLLPEAFGILDHNHEHSNTIDSKMVGVFILIGIIIQLVLESFSKGAEHGHVHIHDSKKQFPWMLFISLCIHAFSEGIPLGYANNQSFLWAIVIHKVPVGIVLTSFFLKHEYDLKKVVFFMTTFALMSPLGSFLASKIYFFQDYQHQITALIIGIFLHISTVILFESSENHKFSYPKFIAILLGMAIALF; encoded by the coding sequence ATGATATACGTTTATTTAATTGTTTCTGTCTTAGCAAGTGTATTATTTGTAAGCATCAGTCAACCAAACAAAAAGTTTATACAACTACTACTTTCGTTTAGTGGTGCGTATTTATTATCAATGACGATTAGTCATTTATTACCCGAAGCTTTTGGAATTTTAGATCACAATCACGAGCATTCAAACACCATAGATTCTAAAATGGTTGGTGTTTTTATACTTATTGGTATTATCATACAATTGGTTTTAGAATCTTTTTCTAAAGGAGCAGAACACGGACATGTTCATATTCACGATTCAAAAAAACAATTTCCTTGGATGTTGTTTATTAGTTTGTGTATTCATGCTTTTTCCGAAGGAATTCCTTTAGGATACGCAAATAATCAATCTTTTTTATGGGCTATTGTTATTCACAAAGTTCCTGTAGGAATTGTATTAACTTCTTTCTTTTTAAAACATGAATACGATTTAAAAAAAGTTGTGTTTTTTATGACCACTTTTGCTTTGATGAGTCCTTTGGGAAGTTTTTTAGCCTCTAAAATTTACTTTTTTCAAGATTATCAACATCAAATTACAGCGTTAATCATTGGTATTTTCTTACATATATCTACTGTAATTCTTTTCGAAAGTTCAGAAAACCACAAGTTTAGTTACCCTAAATTTATTGCCATTTTATTAGGGATGGCAATTGCTTTATTTTAA
- a CDS encoding class I SAM-dependent methyltransferase gives MENTKTWFGEWFNTRYYHILYKNRNNDEAKAFMQNLVSFLKLPKNNSILDLACGKGRHSIFLNTLGYPVIGADLSKNSIDYANQFANNTLKFIVQDMRKPFNIKVDAVFNMFTSFGYFDEDSDDIKVLQNIEDCLNDEGVAVIDYMNVNKVIKNLVNAEVVTRDDIEFNIKRHVTDGFITKEISLNENDETLHFQERVKAIDLEKFKHYSKQANLKIKHIFGDYNLSDFDVENSDRLILILTK, from the coding sequence ATGGAAAACACTAAAACTTGGTTTGGCGAATGGTTCAACACGCGTTATTACCATATTTTATACAAAAACAGAAACAACGATGAAGCCAAAGCATTTATGCAAAACTTGGTTTCCTTTTTAAAACTTCCTAAAAACAATTCAATTTTAGATTTAGCCTGTGGAAAAGGAAGGCATTCTATTTTTTTAAACACACTTGGATATCCTGTAATTGGAGCAGATTTGTCTAAAAACAGTATAGATTACGCCAATCAATTTGCCAATAATACTTTAAAGTTTATTGTACAAGATATGCGTAAGCCTTTTAACATTAAGGTTGATGCCGTTTTTAATATGTTTACCAGTTTTGGATATTTTGATGAAGACAGCGATGATATTAAGGTTTTACAAAATATTGAAGACTGTTTAAATGATGAAGGAGTTGCGGTAATTGATTACATGAATGTAAACAAAGTGATAAAAAACTTGGTAAATGCTGAAGTGGTAACACGTGATGATATTGAATTTAATATCAAAAGACACGTAACTGATGGATTTATTACCAAAGAAATATCTCTTAACGAAAATGATGAAACCCTTCATTTTCAAGAGCGTGTAAAAGCCATAGATTTAGAAAAATTCAAACACTATTCTAAGCAAGCCAATTTAAAAATTAAACATATCTTTGGCGACTATAATTTATCTGATTTTGATGTAGAAAACTCAGATAGACTTATCTTGATTTTAACAAAATGA
- a CDS encoding THUMP domain-containing class I SAM-dependent RNA methyltransferase — translation MGVNFKMVAITLQGLEEVLSNELKQLGAQDVKAGVRMVEFVGDEGFMYKANLYLRTAIRILKPIIKFKVKNEDDLYKNLLKIRWEKYLDVRGTFATKGTNQFSGITSNTHYLALKTKDAIADYFKAKYDARPDVDIKHPDLKVNVHIDRYGFCTVSLDSSGDSLHKRGYRMNTNLAPINEVLAAGLVLLSGYTGEQNFIDPMCGSATILIEAAMVACNIPANINRKEFAFEKWKDYDENLFFAIQDSLIKKIRDPQCKIMGFDKAPSAVRKANENIASANLEEFIGVHHINFFNSKKEVFGPTTILFNPPYGERLKLDDIEGFYKSIGDTLKHNYHNSTAWFITSDIEALKHVGLRTSRRIAIKNSDLDCKFVKYDIYEGSKKASKNDY, via the coding sequence ATGGGAGTTAACTTTAAAATGGTAGCCATTACCTTACAAGGTTTAGAAGAAGTTTTAAGTAATGAGTTAAAGCAACTTGGTGCTCAAGATGTTAAAGCTGGGGTTAGGATGGTTGAATTTGTTGGTGATGAGGGATTTATGTACAAAGCAAATTTGTATTTAAGAACCGCTATTAGAATTTTAAAACCTATTATAAAGTTTAAGGTTAAAAACGAAGATGATTTATATAAGAATTTATTAAAAATTCGTTGGGAAAAATATTTAGATGTAAGGGGAACTTTTGCAACCAAAGGAACCAATCAATTTAGTGGAATAACTAGTAACACACATTATTTGGCTTTAAAAACTAAAGATGCTATTGCAGATTATTTTAAAGCTAAATACGATGCTAGACCCGATGTAGATATTAAACATCCAGATTTAAAGGTAAATGTACACATAGATAGATATGGGTTTTGTACGGTTTCTTTAGATAGTTCAGGAGATTCTTTACACAAAAGAGGATATAGAATGAATACCAACTTGGCACCAATCAACGAGGTATTGGCTGCTGGTTTGGTTTTGTTATCGGGGTATACGGGAGAACAAAATTTTATTGATCCTATGTGTGGATCTGCTACAATTTTAATTGAGGCAGCAATGGTGGCTTGTAATATTCCGGCAAACATCAATAGAAAAGAGTTTGCTTTTGAAAAATGGAAAGATTATGATGAAAATTTATTTTTTGCCATTCAAGATTCATTAATTAAAAAAATTAGAGATCCTCAATGTAAAATAATGGGGTTTGATAAAGCTCCATCTGCAGTAAGAAAGGCCAACGAAAATATTGCGAGTGCTAATTTAGAGGAGTTTATAGGAGTACATCATATCAACTTTTTTAATTCTAAAAAGGAAGTATTTGGTCCGACCACTATATTGTTTAATCCACCTTATGGAGAGCGATTAAAATTGGATGATATAGAAGGTTTTTACAAGAGTATAGGAGATACTTTAAAGCATAATTATCACAATTCAACAGCTTGGTTTATTACTTCGGATATTGAAGCTTTAAAGCATGTTGGATTGAGAACTAGTAGAAGAATAGCAATTAAAAACAGTGATTTAGATTGTAAGTTTGTAAAGTACGATATTTACGAAGGGAGCAAAAAAGCATCTAAAAACGATTATTAA
- a CDS encoding FtsB family cell division protein: protein MKLNLKNKKIIGPTVIVVFIVWMLFFDSNSYLYQLEYNREINKLEKTIDFYKSEIKKNRKTIEEHAVQENINNYAREKYHYKKDDEFLYLIEYDTID from the coding sequence ATGAAGTTGAATTTAAAAAACAAAAAAATAATAGGACCAACTGTTATTGTTGTCTTTATTGTTTGGATGCTATTTTTTGATTCTAACTCTTATTTGTATCAACTAGAATACAATAGAGAAATTAATAAGTTAGAAAAGACAATTGATTTTTATAAATCTGAAATCAAAAAGAATAGAAAAACAATTGAAGAACATGCCGTGCAAGAAAACATCAATAACTATGCACGAGAAAAATATCACTACAAAAAAGACGATGAATTTTTGTATTTAATAGAGTATGATACTATAGATTAA